Within Stigmatella aurantiaca, the genomic segment GTCCTCCACATTGCCGTGGTCGCTACAGATGAGGATCCGGGCATCCTCCGGGCGGGTGGCGATCACCGCCCGGGCGAACTGGTCGAAGGTGTCCAGTGCTTCCAGGGCCGCGCCGAAGTCCTGGGCGTGTCCGGCCTCGTCCGCCAGGTAGTGCTCGAAGAAGGTGAAGTCCATGCCCTCGGCCACCCGCCAGAAGATGCGCGCGGCCTCCTCGGGCGTGCGCTGGGGCACGGAGAAGCCCCGGTGCTGGGCCCGCAGGCCGGTGATGTCGTGGGAGAGCCCCGCGCCCCCCCGGGCATCGTCCAGGGTGCGCAGGGGGACCTTCGCGGCGGCGAAGGCCAGGGTGGAGGCGGAGGCCTTCAGGCGGCGCAGCGTGGCGGGGGGGAAGGTGAACTCGGCGGGCTCGGCGGAGGCGCGGCGGGGCAGCTTCAGGGCGTCCAGGTAGGCGACAGGGTAGGTGTTGGCGAAGGTGGCCGAGCGTCCCGCGGCCACCAGGCGCTTCACCAGGGAGCGCTCGGCGAGCAGCGCCTGGAGGGGGGGATTGGGGTAGCCCAGCACGTGGCGCTGGATGAGGGCAGGGGCCGGGTCCCCCGTGAGGATGGCGGTCTGGTTGGAGGCCGACTGGGGGCGGCCTTCCACGCCAAACGTGGTGTCCACGGGGTGGTAGTGTCCACTCCCCGGGAGGGGGAGCCCGGACCCCTCGCCGAACCGGGAGAGCAGGTGCTCCCTCCGGGCCAGCGGGTTGACGGAGGGGTCCTTCCGGCCCACCCCCACACCATCGATGAAGAGGAGCGCGACGCGCACGGCCTCTGACTGTATCCTCGAATTCCCCGCTTCCGTCATCTATGGCCATCCAAGGCGATCTCTTTAGCTACCCCCTTCCTGAACTCCTCCAATGGCTGGACGGCTCCCGCAAGACGGGAACGTTGCAGCTCTCGTGGGAGGCGGGCGAGCGCAAGCTCTTTGTCCTCTCCGGCCAGGTGACCGCCATGTCCAGTGCCGGCCTGCGCGAGCGCGTGGCGCGGCTCTCGGAGCTGGCCCGGCTGTGCCGGGGCAACCGGGTGCTCGCGGCCTTCGACGAGCTGCAGCGCGACCCGGACGTGGAGGACGCCTTCCTGCGGCACGGCGTGGACGTGCGGATGGTGCGGGAGATGGGCCGCGAGGAGCTGGTCAGCTCGGTGATGGACCTGACCATGGCGGGCCGGGGCACCTTCCACTGGACGGAGGATGGGGACCGGACGGGCGAGGACTGGCTCCCCTCGGACATGAGCCTCCGGGAGCTGCTCTTCGAGTCGCTGCGGTGGGTGGACGAGCACGCGGACGTGGAGCGGGCGCTGCCCATCGACGCGATGAGCGTGCGCGCCCTGGCGCCGCCCAGCGCCAGCCAGCCGTTCCTGCACCGGGCCCTGCTCACGCTGTGCGCCCAGCCACAGAACCTGGGGCGGCTGCGGCTGTCCATGGGCGTGTCGCGCTCGGCGCTGACCCGGCGCGTGTACGACTTGCTGCGGCTGAAGCTGGTGGAGGTGGAGGGGGCGCCCCACGTGGAGGCCGACCCCGTGGCGGAGATGCTGGAGAAGGGCGCTGTGCTGGTGCGCGAGGGGCAGTTCGACGCGGCGGGCATCATCTGCGCCTCGCTGTTGTCGAGCGACCCGGCGGACCGGCGCGTGCGCGAGTTCGCGCGCATGGTGCAGCGCGAGCACGTGGCGGCGCTCTATGGCGAGCTGTCCCCGGTGGCCGTGCCCGTCATGGTGCATGACCCCGGGGCGATGACGCTGCTCAAGCCCGAGGAGCGGCAGATCGCCGGCCTCGTCAACGGGCACTGGGACGTCTCGACGCTGGTGCTGGCGGTGCCCGCGCGCGAGCTGGACACCCTGCGCACCCTGGCGAAGCTCACGCGCATGGGGCTGCTCCAGCTCACCGTGCCCGGGCGCTGAAGCCCTGTCCGCGCGCCCGGCTATGCCGTCTCTGGCAGCCGGGCGTCGTTGAGCCGGGTGAAGACCTGCATCAGGAAGTAGAGGGCGAAGGCCGCGTCATCCACGCGCAGCGTCTCCACGCGCTTGGAGAGCCCCTGGAGCTTCAGCAGGTCCGCGCCATCCGTGCGCAGCAGGAAGCCCTGCTGGGCGAGCGTTCCCTCGCCGGCGTAGGCCAGGGCGCGCCGGACGGCGTCCATGCACGAGGCCACGCAGGTGCCGTACTGGCCGCTGGCGAAGGCGGCCTCGGCGGCCCGGGCGTAGTCGAACAAGTCCCCGGGGGCCAGGGCGCTCGCGGGGCCCAGGGTGCGCTGGCCCGCCGGGGTGGGCGCCGGGGCCGTCAGCGGCGCCGGGGTCTCCACCCGGGGCGCCTGGGCCGTGGCGGCCTGGGCGGGGTTCTGGCGGGGCATGAGCGAGGGCGGATGGGCGGGGAGGCCGGTGTGGGACGGGGGGCGGGGCAGGTGCTGGCTCAGCCGGGCCTCCAGGCCCGCGCCCGGGTTCTCCACGGGCGGCGCGGTGGGGCGGGGCGAGGGGACGATGCGCTTGGCCCGCAGGTCCTTGATGACCAGCCGGGTGATGGACTTGAGCGTGTCGAGGACGCCCTGGCCGCTGGTGGCGGCGGTCTCGTACTCGGGCACCCCGCGGGTGTTGAGCACCGCGCGCAGCTGCTCCACGGGCAGCGTCTTCTCGATGTCCCGCTTGTTCCACTGCATCACCAACGGGAAGCGGTCCAGGCGGACGCCCTGCTCCAGCAGGTTCTCCTCCAGGTTCTGGAGCGACTCGCGGTTGGAGTCCAGGGCCTCGGGCTGCGAGTCGGCGACGAACACCACGCCGTCGGCGCCCTGGAGCACCAGCTTGCGGGTGGCGTTGTAGAAGACCTGGCCCGGCACGGTGTAGAGCGCCAACCGGACCGAGCAGTCGTTGACGCGCTCCACCTTCACGGGGAGGAAGTCGAAGAAGAGCGTCCGGTCCCCTTCGGTGGCGATGGACATCATCTCGCCCCGGTGCGCTGGCCGGATCGTCTCGTAGATCTTGCGCAAGGTCGTCGTCTTGCCGGAGAGACCCGGACCATAGAAGACGATCTTGGCGGCCACTTCGCGGGCCATCAGGTTCACGCTGCTCACGGTGTCAGCTTACCTAGAACGACTTGGCGCCTCGCGCCAGTCGCGGACGGTACATTCGCGGCGGTTCCCGAGAGGTACTCGGCCGCCAACAGGGCGAAACAGGCTGCTTCCTTCGCGCCTTCGGGGAAGCCCAGCGTGTCCAGGAGGCGCACGGGCAGGGGGGCCAGCCGCTCGGTGAACCGGCCCATCAGGTAGGGATTCCGCGTGCCACCTCCCGAGACGTACACGGCCTCCAGGCTCCCGAAGCGGGGCAGGACGTGCACCTCGTAGGCCCGGGCCATGGACTCGACGGTGAAGGTGAGCGCCGTGGCCATCAAGTCGTAGGGGCGCGAGGCGCCCCGCTCCCAGAGCCGCTCCAGCAGCGCGCCGCCGAAGCCCTCCCGCCCCGCGCTGCGCGGCGGGGGCTGGGCGAAGAACGGCAGGGTGAGCAGCTCCTCCAGCAGCTCCGGGAGGACCTGGCCGCGCCGCGAGAGCTGGCCGTCGAGGTCGCACGCGAGCTGGCCCTGGGTGATGCGCCGGGCCAGCCCGTCCAGCAGCATGTTGCCGGGCCCGGTGTCGAAGGCGAGGGTGTCCTCCAGCCGGTCTCCCACGACGGCCAGGTTGGCGATGCCCCCGATGTTCTGGAACGCCCGGGCGGTGCCCGCTTTCCGGAAGATGGCCCAGTCGAGGTAGGGGATGAGCGGCGCGCCCTCGCCCCCCGCGGCCATGTCCCGGGTGCGGAAGTCACTCACCACGGGGATGCCCGTGCGCTCGGCGATGACGGCGGCCTCGCCGAGCTGGAGTGTGGAGGGGACGGGGGAGAGGCTCGCGGGGAGGTGGGCCACCGTCTGCCCGTGGGAGCCGATGACGTGGATGTCCCGGGGCGAGAGGCCCGCGTGGGCGATGACGTCCAGGGCGGCCGAGGCGAAGCGCTCGCCCAGCTCGAAGTTGAGCGCGCAGAGCGTCCGGGCGTCGTTGGCCGCGAGCACCCGCTGGGTGAAGGCGGGGGGAAAGGGGTGGGACACGTGGGACACCAGCTCCAGCGTCACCTGGGCGCCGGTGCCCTCCACGCGGCAGAGCGCGGCCTCCGCCGCGTCCACGCTGGTCCCGGACAGCAGCCCGATGCACAGCCGCGAGGACGGAGCCGAAGGCCCGGAAGCGCGAGAGCTCATGCCCCGGAGTCTATGCCCTGGGCGCTTTCTCTAGGAGGGGGGAGGGGCTGGCCAGGCGTTCAGTGGGCCCCTTCCCCTCTGGGGGCAGGGGGCGGGGTGGGGGCCGCCAGCGGCTCCACGCGGACGAGGAAGGACTCCTTCCACCGCAGCTTCGACTTCAAGGTGTCCTCGCGGAGCCAGTACGCCAGGGGGGTGGGGGCGCCACTGCGCAGGCCCATGAGCGGAATGCCCTGGTTCTGCACGTAGGGGTTCGCGGAGAGCTGGGGGAACGGGTAGGGATCGTTGACGAGGTACCAGGTGGTGGCCTGGGTCTTCAGGGCGCCGGTGATCAGCGCGAGGTGCAGGGGCGGAAAGAAGCTGTTCAGTCCCGGCTCCGTCACGGCGGAGGGGGCGCCGGGGTTGAGGCCCACGAGGACGGGGTTGCCTTGCTCCAGCTCGCGCCGCACCTCGCCCGAGTCGAGCACGGGGGCGGCGGCGGCGAAGAGGCGCGGCGGCTGGCGGCTGGGGGTGGTGCGCTTGCGCGGGAAGTCCGTCAGCATGCCCAGGACTTCGTACGTGCTTCCACCGGCCATGGACTTGCAGAAGTTGCAGTTCGAATTGCACTCGAACCGGGGGTTGCCCGCGAACAGCGTGCGGACAATGGTGCACTGCGTGGGAAAGCCGGGCGGATCCCCCGCGCCAAGCACGCCGTAATGGCGGAAGAGCATCTCCCCGATGGAGAGCCAGCTCCACGCGGGCCGGGTCTGGAACGTGGGCGGAATGGGCAGCTTCTTGAGCTGGACGTCCGGCTCGCGCTGAAGCTCCGCGGTGCAGGACACGGGGCCCTGCGTCAGGGTGGCCTTCCAGGTGGAGCCCTCGAGGGGGCCCGCGAGTTCGGCCTGGTAATGGTGGGGGACGCTCGCGGTGAGGCGCAGCGAGTTCTCCTCCACCGAGAGGGTCTTGAGCTGCGCCGAGAGCCCTTGCTGCGGCGAGCCCATGAAGCCTTCGAGGCCCTCCGCGCCCTGGGTGATGAACACCGTCAACGGGAAGGGTGGGGGCGTCTGCCCGGGGGCGGAGGCCTGGGGTGGGCAGGTCACGGGACCCTCCCAGAGGCCCTCCACCGGAGGAGACGCGGCCAACCAGGCGGTCATGGAGAGGGAAAGGAGAATGCTCATCGGCGGGACTCCGGAAGCCTGATTCAGTCGAGGAAGCGCCGTTCCCACTTTTGGCGCACCTCTTCGGGAAAGTATGCCCAAGGGCCTTGAGTGTGATGCAGCCAGGGCCCCAGCGCGTGTGCCAGTTCTCTGTAGTGAGTCAATGGATGACCGGAGAGCGTGTCGCCCGCTTCCGGCCGAGGGCCCAGGGAGATGGCAACGCTGCCTCCCGCGAGAGGGCGTACCTCCGTATGGGGCGAATGCAGGCGGGATCGAAGTGTATCGGTATCGCCCAGCCGGCCGAGTGCGAGGGGCCCCAGGAAAGTCAGCCAGGCGGGGCCTCTGAGCTGGTGGCCGAGCTGCCAGGAAAGGGAGTCCACGTCGGCGATATCGATGCCAGGATAGCGCAAGCACACACGCGCCAGTTCCTCCTCGGTCTGACGAACACCCCGGAGGGCGTTGAACGAGAGTCCCGCGTGGCCTGAGCTGAAGGGCAGCGCTGTTCCCAGTGCCAAGGCCAGTTCGAGGACACGTGCCGGGCCTTGTGCTTCCAGGAATTCCGTGGGCAGCCAGAATCCAACGGCTGAGACCGCATCCGGCTCAGCGTCTCTCAGCCGGACAAGCTGCTTACCGTAGTACTCGAAACGAAAAGCATGAACGCCCGCAGGGTCATCTACCAGCTCGAAACCGGGCCAACGTCCTTCCAGGATTTCGCGCCGCGTGGCTTCCCACCCGCTGGCATCGAGTCCGCTCCAATCGCCCTGATGGTCATTGAACCAGCCGAGTGCGTGAGTGCCCACGGCATCTAGATAAGTATCCAGCGCGTTGAGCACTTCCTGGCCGATGTCCTTCCTGGCGCGGTGCATGTAGAAGCAAATCTTCAAGCCTTCGCGAATCAGGGGGATTCCCTGGCTTGAGACAATGCGGATCCGGGGCAGGGTGGGCTCACTCATTTCTGTCCTCTCAGGACGCCCCAGCGGGGAGCTACCCGGGCCGGATTTCCTCCAAAGGCCTTTTGGTACATCTGCCATTGAGAGTACTCATGGTATGGATGATGTTCCGGATAGCTGTTCCAGGTGGGCGAGTTGCTGCCTGGGCAGGGGAACTTGAAGTCATAAACATCCAGAACCTCCAGCGGGTTTCCGGTGTGAAGGACGACATCGGGCACGAGGGTGCCCACCAGTTCCTCTCCGCCTGCGCGCAATAGGGCCTTTTCTTGTGAAGGGCTGATGAGCTTCAGCTTTCCCGTGCTGAGGTCAAAACGGTAGCGTGAGTTGAGGCTGAAGCTTCCCGGGATGAGCTGGCTGAGGTGATGCTGAACGCAGTCACGGGCTGCTTGGTGCTTCTCCCTTCCGAGGAGAATGGCACGCTTGAGGGGATTGCCTTGTGCGTCCATGACCTCCTCGGCGCATTGCTGGCGTGACGGGTTGTTTCCCCCCATCAGCCTCTTGTTGACCGCGTAGTCCGCCTCCTGTGCGCATTGATGCAGAATGCCGTCGATCTGGGCTCGCAGCACCTCATCCAGGACCCTCTGGCCCGCAGCCAGAGAGGCGCCTGTTTCAGCGGCCTTTTGGCGGGAGGCTTGGACGGAGGCTGCTCTTTCCATCGCGCCTGGGCATGAGGCAGGGAAACGGAGGCACGCGTTGGTTTCCGAATCGAGCGCCTGGGCGTAGACGGATGGAGGGCGGTGGCGTGCTGTTCCAGTCCCACACGCTCCGAGAAGGAGGCCAAGAACGCAGAGGAACAGGGGCTGTCTCATGCTCGTGGGGTTCCCTCTCAGGCTTCGCCGGCGTCAACCGCCGTTCTTCTGTGCCAGGGCACGCAGGGAAGAGGTTCGCAGCCGCTTGCGGGCCGCTCCGGCCTTGAGCCCCGTGAAGTGCATGGCCAGCGCCACCTTGACCTCTCCGCCCGCGGAGGTCAGCAGCCGCTGGGCCTCAGGCAGCGGGAGCTCTGTCAGCTCCGCCACCATGCGGGCGGCCCGGGCCCGGAGCTTCACGTTTGTCGGCCGCACGTCCACCATCCGGCCCCGGTACACCTTGCCCAGGGAGATGAAGGCCGTGGTCGTCAGCGCGTTGAGGATCAGCTTCGTCGCGGTGCCGGCCTTCAGCCGCGTGGAGCCCGCCACCAGCTCCGGCCCCGTGGGCGCCAGGATCAGGATGTCCGCCGCCGTGCCCCGCTTGGGCGGGTTGCAGCAGACGAGCACCGTGCGGGCCTTGCGCTTCCGGGCCTCTGCCAGGGCGCCCAGCACATAGGGCGTGGAGGCGCTGGCGGAGATGCCGCACACCACGTCCTGGGGACGGATCCGGAAACGGCGCACCGCCTCGGCCCCCGCGCCCGCGTCGTCCTCCGCGCCTTCTACGGCACGGGTCATCGCCCGGCGGCCACCGGCCAGGGCGGTCTGGACTTGGGAAGGAGGGCTGCCGAAGGTGGGGGGACACTCACTGGCGTCCAGCACCCCCAGGCGTCCACTGGTGCCAGCGCCCACGTAGAGCAACCGGCCGCCTGCACGCAACGCGTCCGCAACGGCTCGAGCCGCTTCCGCGATAACGGGAAGGGCGCCACGGACCGCTCGGACGGCTGCCAGGTCTTCTCGATGCAACCGGCGGACGATCTCCTCCGGAGATTGGAGGTCGAGCGCGTCCGCACGGGGATGAAGCCGCTCGGTGGGTGGGAGCGCGGGCGAACCTCGCCGCGGACTTCCCACCTGTGAGCGTCCGCGGCTCAGGCGGCCTTTACCACCTTGCCCGCCTTGATGCAGCGGGTGCAGGCCAGAACGCGCTCCGTGCGGCCCTCGACGCTGGCCCGGATCTTCTGGAGGTTCGGCAGGCTCCGCTTCTTGGTCTTGTTGTTCGCGTGGGAGACGTTGTTCCCCACCAGCGGACGCTTTCCACAGAGGTCGCACTTCCACGCCATGACAGCCAACTCCTTGAAAACAGGGGCGATACAGGCAGGGCCCCGAAAAGAGCGGCGGAACCTACCAGAAATTCTTTGAAAATCCAGCCGATCTGCTTCACCCCTTGAGGGGGTTCTTCTTCTTGAGCATTTCCTGCACCAGCCGGGCAGCGCGCATCCCCGCCAGGAACTCGCCCTCCAGCCCCAAACCCGGCAGCACCTCGCGGCCCGCCAGCAGGATGTTCTTCGCCTGCGTGCGCTGGTTCAAACCCGTGACGCCCAGGAAGGCTTCCGCCTCGAAGGAGTACAGGGGGTGGGGCATCAGCCGACTCCCGCGCACCCCGCCCGCGTCCAGGTAGGGGACCGAGCGCAGCACCCGCTTGCCCTGCGTGAAGGGCATCAGCCCATCCAGGTGCGTGTCGATGCGCTGAGCCACCTTCTGGAGGTGCTCCTCGCCCAGCTCCCGCGCGCTGGCGGGGATGAAGACCCCGGCGCAGACGATGCGCAGCGCCTCGTCCTCCTTGCCGCCGGGCGTGCGTGCCGGGTGCTGCTGGATCAGCATCGCGCCCAGCTCCGCGTCCTCGGTGTCCATGAGCAGCAGCTCGCCCATGCCCCGCGGCAGCGCCTCCACCGGCACCACCCAGTTCACCGTGAACAGCAGCGAGCGGGTGGTGGAGGCGTCCAACTGCTCCAGCAGGCCCCGGTGCCGCTTGCGGTCCGTGACGAGCCGCCGCAAAGCCCCCGAGTCCGTGGCGGCCACCAGACACGAGGCCCGGTACACCACGTCCGAGCGCAGCACCTTCACGCCCTCGAAGCGGGCCCCATCGAAGGTGAGCTCCTCCACGATGAAGCTCTCGGAGTTCTCCCGGCTGAGCACGTCCCCTCCCAGCTCGGTCAGCCGCTTGACGAGCAGCTCCCGCAGGCCCTCCGTGCCGCCCGGGTAGCGCTGGGGCGACTGGAGCGCCTGGGACAGCGGGCGGGTGAGCGCCAGCGGCGCGGAGGACTTGTCCAGGTGGGTGAGGAATGGCTGAAGCGCGCGCAGCAGCGCTCCCGGCGGGGTGTTGCTGGAGATCCGCGGGTGGGCCTCCAGCCCCTCGTGCTGGCGGATGCGCTTGTTGAGCTTCCACGTCTCCAGCATGCCGTCGGGCGGCAGGTTGGGCTGTTCCTTGAAGAACGCGTCGCTGGCCTCGTGCTGGGTGGTGGTCGCCGAGAGCGCCGAGAACAGCCCCTCGGCCGTCTCCCCGAACTCGCGCCCCAGCTCCGCGCGGCGGCGGGTCAGGTCGCCGTGCAGGTCCACCCGGTGGCGCGGGAGGATGAGCTGCAGCTCGGGCACGTGGGAGCGCAGGTTGCGCTGAATCGTGGACGTCAGGCCCAGCTCGGTGAATGCCTCCTCCACCGAGGGCATGGCCTTCAGGGATGGGGTGATGGACGGGGTGTAGGGCAGAATGTAGCCCCCGTGCTCGTAGCCCGTGCCCGTGCCGTCGTGCTCGATGAGCAGCACCCGGTGGCTGCGCCGCGCCAGGAGCGCGGCCGCGAGGGCCCCACCAATCTGGCTGCCCAGGACAATCGCGTCATAGACGTGCCGGGAAGGGCCCGAGGGAAGCTGAAGTCTGGCTGGTTGCGTCGCCATGGGGTGGACACACTACACAACGTCTCAGCGGCTGGCGCCTTTCCCGTCGAGAAGCAGGGCTTCCAACTCGGGCGGGAGCGAGGCGAAATCCGGGGCCGTCCAGTGGGCGCCCGCCTCGCGGAGCAATTCCGGGGGGGTGGTGGAGGTGATGCCCACCGCGAGCATTCCCGCCGCCCGGGCCGCGCGGATGCCGTTCAGGGCATCCTCGAAGACGACACAGGCCGCGGGCTCCACGCCTAAGCCCCGGGCCGCCGCGAGGAAGATGTCCGGCGCGGGCTTGCCGTGGACCACCTCCTCGGCGCCCACCACGCGCGCGAACGTGCTCCGGATGCCCAGGCCGTCGAGTACCAACTGGCGGTTCTCCGTGGGCGAGGCGGTGGCCACGGCGAGCCGGAGGTGCGCGCCCTGGAGACGGGCGATGAAGGCCTCGGCGCCGCGCATGAGCGCCAGGTGCGGGGTGTAGATCGTCCGGTAGTGGATCTCCTTCTCCAGCGAGAGGCGGGCCAGCTCCTCGGCGGGCAGCGGCCGGCCCAGGAGCAGCGGGAGGATCTCCTCGTTCTTCTTACCGGCGAACTCGCGCTCGAAGCGCTCGGCGGTGGCTTCGACGCCCAGCTTCCGGGAGAGGGACACCCAGGCTTCCGAGTGGAAGCGCATGTTGTCGACGAGGGTGCCATCCATGTCGAAGATGACGGCGAGCGGCCGGGGGAAGGCGGTCATCCCCCTTGCTTATCGTGTCTGGCCTGCGCCGGGGAGCTTTCTCACGCGGCGTTGGAAGGCCCTTCCACGGGGGCCGGGGCGGGCTTGAGCAGGGTGACCTTCGGTCCCACGAAGGTGTGCCGCTGCGCCACGATCCAGTAGAGCGCCAGCAGGGCAAGCGCCCCGGCGAAGGTGTAGCCTGCCAGCTCGTTGGGCGGCAGCACGAAGAGCACCGTGATGGTGCCGCACCACACGAGCGCCACCAGGTTGATGGGGGTGGACCAGCGCCCCAAATCCCACGGGCCCCGGTGGGACCAGGTGCCGTTGCGGCGGGCCCGCCACCCCACCCAGATGGGCAGCGCGTAGGAGGCATAGAGCGCCAGGGTGCTCAGCGCCACCATGGCCGCATAGGCGCCGCTCCAGATGGCCACGAGGAACGCGCCCGCCGCGCTGACCCAGACGGCCACGTACGGGCTCTGGAACCGCCCGGACACGCGGGCGAGCTGCGCCGAGGCGGGAAGCCCATTGTCGCGCGCGAACGCGAAGAGCATGCGCGAGTTGGAGGTGATGGAGGAGAGGCCGCAGAACCACATCGCGCCAATCGCCACCCACACCAGCGCCCCGCCCAGCGCCGGGCCCAGCGCGGTGGTCAGCACGTGGATGAAGGGGTTGGGCGCCGCCGCCGCCGAAGGCAGGTCCGTGATGGCCAGCGTCACCGCGGCGAGCAGGCCGTAGCCCACCACAGCGCTCACGGCCACCGAGAGGAAGATGCCCCAGGGGGCGTTGCGCGTGGGGTCCACCGTCTCCTCGGAGACGTGGGCGCTCGCGTCGTAGCCGGTGAAGGTCCACTGGGCCTGCAGCAGGCCGATGAGGAAGCCGTAGAGGTAGACGTGGTTGCCCGTGGTGAACCGGGTGAGCAGGAAGGCCGGGTCCTGCTTGGGCGCGAACGCGACGAGCGCCCCGATGACCACCGCCACGCCGGCCACGTGGTACCAGGCCGACAGGTTGTTGAGCCAGGCCACCGCGCGCACCCCCACGTGGTTGAGCACCGCGTGCGAGGTGAGGATGGCGGCGTACAGGGGCAGCACGGAGCCACGCTCCCGCGGCCAGCCGAGCATGTCCGCGACGAACTCGGCCAGCCCGTAGTCGATGCCCGCGGTGATGGCGAACTGGCCCACGGTGTTGAACCAGGCAGTGAAGAAGCCCACGCGGGGGCCCCCCAGCATCGCGGACCAGTGGTAGAGCGCGCCCGCCGTGGGAAAGGACGAGGCGAGCTGCGCGAGGCTCGCCGCCACTGTGAGCGTCATCACCGAGACCAGGGGCCAGCCAATGCCCATGACGAGCGGGCCACCGAAGTTCAGGCCGTGGCCGTAGAGCGTCACCGCCCCGGTGAGGATGGAAATGATGGAGAAGGAGACGGCGAAGTTGGAGAAGCCCCCCATGTCGCGAAGCAGCTGCTGCCCGTAGCCCAGCCCCTGGAGCTGGGCCGCATCGGCTTCCTTCTGACGCGCCCGATCTTCACTCATAGTCACATCTTAACGTGACGGTCCAAGGCATCGACAACCCCCGGGGGGGCTGACACCCTGCCGCGCATGTGGATGGACAACAGTCTTACGGGAGAGGAGCGCGGGTGAGCCCCCTGCGGCGGTGGGTGTACGCGCTGAAGCCCGCGAGCTGGCCGAAGGTGTTCGTGCCAGCGCTGCTGGGCCAGGCCCTGGGGGCGGCCAGCACGGGCAGGGTGTCGGTGGGCGCGCTGGCCTTTGGCCTGCTGTGGATGATCGCCGATGTCGCCTTCGTCGTGTTGCTCAACGACTGGGGGGATCGCGAGGTGGATGCGCTCAAGCGCCGCATGTTCCCGCGCGGGTGCTCTCCGAAGACCATCCCCGACGGCATCCTTCCCGCCCGGGCCGTGCTCGCGGCGGGCCTCGGGGCCGGGGCGGTGGCGCTGCTCCTCGCGGCGGTGGCGGGAAGGCTCCTGGAGCGCCCCGCGTTGCTGCCGCTGGCGGCGCTGGGGCTGTTCGTGTTCGCCGCTTACACGCTGCCGCCCTTGCGGCTCAATTACCGGGGTGGGGGAGAGCTGCTGGAGATGGTGGGCGTGGGGGGCGTGCTCCCGGTGCTGCATGCCTATGCGCAGGGTGGGGTGTGGCTCCCCCTGGAGCTGAAGCTCGTGATGCCGGGGCTGCTGGCGCTCTGCCTGGCGAGCGCGCTCGCCAGCGGGCTGTCCGACGAGGAGAGTGACCGGGCGGGAGGAAAGCGCACGTTCACCACGCTCCTGGGCAACACGGTGTCCCGCCGTGCCTCCGAGGTTCTGCTGGTGCTGGGCGCGCTGCTCTGGCTCGGGGCCGCGGGGTGGGCCCGGGGCGCCCTGCTCCAGGGAAGCTTGGTGCTCGGTGCGCTGCTCACGCTATTCTTCGCGGCGCGCGTGTGGAGCAAGAGCCCCTCGGCGGTGACGAATGCGTTTGGTGCCCAATCGGCCTACAAGCTGGAGCTGCATCGTGCCATCTGGTGGGGCTCCACCTTGCTGTCCATTCTGGTGCTCGCGGTAGGGCTGGGGGCGCAACGGTGAGCGAGTTGCCGGAAGGCCTGCGCCTCGAGCTGGAGGGGTTGAAGCCCCTGCTGGGGAACTGCGCCTCGCTGGATGCCACGCGGGCCCGGGCGCCCT encodes:
- a CDS encoding metalloenzyme, translated to MRVALLFIDGVGVGRKDPSVNPLARREHLLSRFGEGSGLPLPGSGHYHPVDTTFGVEGRPQSASNQTAILTGDPAPALIQRHVLGYPNPPLQALLAERSLVKRLVAAGRSATFANTYPVAYLDALKLPRRASAEPAEFTFPPATLRRLKASASTLAFAAAKVPLRTLDDARGGAGLSHDITGLRAQHRGFSVPQRTPEEAARIFWRVAEGMDFTFFEHYLADEAGHAQDFGAALEALDTFDQFARAVIATRPEDARILICSDHGNVEDLSTRSHTLNPVPVLYFGPPAPELDALATVADVGRTVLRWLAVE
- a CDS encoding DUF4388 domain-containing protein, with product MAIQGDLFSYPLPELLQWLDGSRKTGTLQLSWEAGERKLFVLSGQVTAMSSAGLRERVARLSELARLCRGNRVLAAFDELQRDPDVEDAFLRHGVDVRMVREMGREELVSSVMDLTMAGRGTFHWTEDGDRTGEDWLPSDMSLRELLFESLRWVDEHADVERALPIDAMSVRALAPPSASQPFLHRALLTLCAQPQNLGRLRLSMGVSRSALTRRVYDLLRLKLVEVEGAPHVEADPVAEMLEKGAVLVREGQFDAAGIICASLLSSDPADRRVREFARMVQREHVAALYGELSPVAVPVMVHDPGAMTLLKPEERQIAGLVNGHWDVSTLVLAVPARELDTLRTLAKLTRMGLLQLTVPGR
- a CDS encoding GTP-binding protein — encoded protein: MSSVNLMAREVAAKIVFYGPGLSGKTTTLRKIYETIRPAHRGEMMSIATEGDRTLFFDFLPVKVERVNDCSVRLALYTVPGQVFYNATRKLVLQGADGVVFVADSQPEALDSNRESLQNLEENLLEQGVRLDRFPLVMQWNKRDIEKTLPVEQLRAVLNTRGVPEYETAATSGQGVLDTLKSITRLVIKDLRAKRIVPSPRPTAPPVENPGAGLEARLSQHLPRPPSHTGLPAHPPSLMPRQNPAQAATAQAPRVETPAPLTAPAPTPAGQRTLGPASALAPGDLFDYARAAEAAFASGQYGTCVASCMDAVRRALAYAGEGTLAQQGFLLRTDGADLLKLQGLSKRVETLRVDDAAFALYFLMQVFTRLNDARLPETA
- a CDS encoding anhydro-N-acetylmuramic acid kinase; the encoded protein is MSSRASGPSAPSSRLCIGLLSGTSVDAAEAALCRVEGTGAQVTLELVSHVSHPFPPAFTQRVLAANDARTLCALNFELGERFASAALDVIAHAGLSPRDIHVIGSHGQTVAHLPASLSPVPSTLQLGEAAVIAERTGIPVVSDFRTRDMAAGGEGAPLIPYLDWAIFRKAGTARAFQNIGGIANLAVVGDRLEDTLAFDTGPGNMLLDGLARRITQGQLACDLDGQLSRRGQVLPELLEELLTLPFFAQPPPRSAGREGFGGALLERLWERGASRPYDLMATALTFTVESMARAYEVHVLPRFGSLEAVYVSGGGTRNPYLMGRFTERLAPLPVRLLDTLGFPEGAKEAACFALLAAEYLSGTAANVPSATGARRQVVLGKLTP
- a CDS encoding type VI immunity family protein — translated: MSEPTLPRIRIVSSQGIPLIREGLKICFYMHRARKDIGQEVLNALDTYLDAVGTHALGWFNDHQGDWSGLDASGWEATRREILEGRWPGFELVDDPAGVHAFRFEYYGKQLVRLRDAEPDAVSAVGFWLPTEFLEAQGPARVLELALALGTALPFSSGHAGLSFNALRGVRQTEEELARVCLRYPGIDIADVDSLSWQLGHQLRGPAWLTFLGPLALGRLGDTDTLRSRLHSPHTEVRPLAGGSVAISLGPRPEAGDTLSGHPLTHYRELAHALGPWLHHTQGPWAYFPEEVRQKWERRFLD
- a CDS encoding N-acetylmuramic acid 6-phosphate etherase, with the protein product MGSPRRGSPALPPTERLHPRADALDLQSPEEIVRRLHREDLAAVRAVRGALPVIAEAARAVADALRAGGRLLYVGAGTSGRLGVLDASECPPTFGSPPSQVQTALAGGRRAMTRAVEGAEDDAGAGAEAVRRFRIRPQDVVCGISASASTPYVLGALAEARKRKARTVLVCCNPPKRGTAADILILAPTGPELVAGSTRLKAGTATKLILNALTTTAFISLGKVYRGRMVDVRPTNVKLRARAARMVAELTELPLPEAQRLLTSAGGEVKVALAMHFTGLKAGAARKRLRTSSLRALAQKNGG
- the rpmB gene encoding 50S ribosomal protein L28, yielding MAWKCDLCGKRPLVGNNVSHANNKTKKRSLPNLQKIRASVEGRTERVLACTRCIKAGKVVKAA